The Balearica regulorum gibbericeps isolate bBalReg1 chromosome 5, bBalReg1.pri, whole genome shotgun sequence genome window below encodes:
- the FRMD6 gene encoding FERM domain-containing protein 6 isoform X2: MNKLTFHNNRVMQDRRSVCIFLPNDDSLNIIINVKILCHELLVQVCDLLRLKDCHLFGLSVIQNNEHVYMDLAQKLYKYCPKEWKKEASKGIDQFGPPMIIHFRVQYYVENGRLISDRTARYYYYWHLRKQVLHSQCVLREEAYFLLTAFALQADLGDFKRNKHYGKYFEPEAYFPAWVVAKRGKDYILKHVPNMHKDQFALTASEAHLKYIKEAVRLDDVAVHYYRLYKDKREVEASLTLGLTTRGIQIFQNLDEEKQLLYDFPWTNVGKLVFVGKKFEILPDGLPSARKLIYYTGCPLRSRHLLQLLSSSHRLYMNLQPVLRQVRKLEENEEKKQYRESYISDTLDLDMEQLEKRSRASGSSAGSIRHKRLSRHSTASHSSSHTSGIETDPKPREMGPEDGFSGAGAHRKLKTCSSMTSHGSSHTSGVESGGKDRLEEDSQDDEIEMLVDDPRELEQAGEMEVSPDMCVYITEDMLLSRKFNGHSGLIVKEISSSTSSSSETVVKLRGQSTDSLPQTTCRKPKTSTDRHSLSLDDIRLYQKDFLQLANLCQDTAQSYTFGCAHGLEEEGLYCNGCLAQQCINIQETFPVKRTSKYFSLDLTHDEVPEFVV; the protein is encoded by the exons ATGAACAAATTGACCTTCCACAACAACAGAGTCATGCAGGACCGCCGCAGCGTTTGCATCTTCCTCCCCAACGACGACTCCCTCAACATCATCATCAAC GTGAAGATTTTGTGCCACGAGTTGCTGGTGCAGGTGTGTGACCTCCTGAGGCTGAAGGACTGTCACCTCTTCGGGCTCAGCGTCATCCAGA ACAATGAGCACGTGTACATGGACCTGGCCCAGAAACTCTACAAGTACTGCCCCAAGGAGTGGAAGAAGGAGGCCAGCAAG GGGATCGACCAGTTTGGCCCCCCGATGATCATACACTTCCGAGTGCAGTACTACGTGGAGAACGGCAGGCTGATCAG cgACCGGACGGCACGCTACTACTACTACTGGCACCTGCGGAAGCAAGTGCTGCACTCGCAGTGCGTGCTGCGCGAGGAGGCTTATTTCCTCCTCACCGCCTTCGCCCTCCAAGCCGACCTGGGCGACTTCAAGCGCAACAAGCACTACGGGAAGTACTTCGAGCCCGAAGCCTATTTCCCCGCCTGG GTGGTTGCCAAGAGGGGCAAGGACTACATCCTGAAGCACGTCCCGAACATGCACAAAGATCAGTTTGCCCTGACGGCCTCCGAAGCCCATCTCAAGTACATCAAGGAGGCCGTCCGGCTGGACGACGTGGCTGTGCACTACTACAGGTTGTACAAG GACAAAAGGGAGGTGGAAGCTTCCCTGACGCTGGGGCTGACAACACGGGGCATCCAGATCTTTCAG AACTTggatgaagaaaagcagctgctctACGACTTCCCCTGGACAAACGTGGGAAAACTGGTGTTCGTG GGCAAGAAGTTCGAGATCCTGCCGGACGGGCTGCCCTCGGCCAGGAAGCTCATCTACTACACGGGCTGCCCGCTGCGCTCCCgccacctcctgcagctgctcagcagcagccaccggCTCTACATGAACCTGCAGCCCGTCCTGCGCCAGGTCCGCAAGCTGGAGGAGAACGAGG AGAAGAAGCAGTACCGCGAGTCCTACATCAGCGACACCCTGGACCTGGACatggagcagctggagaagcGCTCACGGGCCAGCGGCAGCAGCGCCGGCAGCATCCGGCACAAGCGCCTCTCCCGGCACTCCACCGCCAGCCACAGCAGTTCCCACACCTCAGGCATCGAGACCGACCCCAAACCCAGGGAGATGGGGCCCGAGGATGGTTTTTCGGGTGCCGGTGCCCACCGCAAGCTGAAGACCTGCAGCTCCATGACCAGCCACGGCAGCTCCCACACCTCCGGGGTGGAGAGCGGTGGGAAGGACCGGCTGGAGGAGGACTCCCAGGATGATG AAATCGAGATGCTGGTGGATGACCCCcgggagctggagcaggctggCGAGATGGAGGTGAGCCCCGACATGTGCGTCTACATCACGGAGGACATGCTGCTGTCGCGCAAGTTCAACGGGCACTCGG GACTTATCGTGAAAGAGATCAGCTCTTCCACCTCCAGCTCCTCGGAGACGGTGGTGAAGCTGCGGGGACAGAGCACCGACTCCTTACCCCAG ACGACGTGCAGGAAACCGAAGACATCGACGGACCGGCACAGCCTGAGCCTGGATGACATTCGGCTCTACCAGAAGGACTTCTTGCAGCTGGCCAACCTCTGCCAGGATACGGCCCAGAGCTACACCTTCGGCTGCGCCCAcgggctggaggaggaagggctcTACTGCAACGGCTGCTTGGCCCAGCAGTGCATCAACATCCAGGAGACCTTCCCCGTCAAAAGAACCAGCAAATACTTCTCCTTGGATCTCACCCACGACGAAGTCCCCGAGTTCGTCGTCTGA
- the FRMD6 gene encoding FERM domain-containing protein 6 isoform X1, with protein MNKLTFHNNRVMQDRRSVCIFLPNDDSLNIIINVKILCHELLVQVCDLLRLKDCHLFGLSVIQNNEHVYMDLAQKLYKYCPKEWKKEASKVSGEVLHGELTAVRPPLSPSQGIDQFGPPMIIHFRVQYYVENGRLISDRTARYYYYWHLRKQVLHSQCVLREEAYFLLTAFALQADLGDFKRNKHYGKYFEPEAYFPAWVVAKRGKDYILKHVPNMHKDQFALTASEAHLKYIKEAVRLDDVAVHYYRLYKDKREVEASLTLGLTTRGIQIFQNLDEEKQLLYDFPWTNVGKLVFVGKKFEILPDGLPSARKLIYYTGCPLRSRHLLQLLSSSHRLYMNLQPVLRQVRKLEENEEKKQYRESYISDTLDLDMEQLEKRSRASGSSAGSIRHKRLSRHSTASHSSSHTSGIETDPKPREMGPEDGFSGAGAHRKLKTCSSMTSHGSSHTSGVESGGKDRLEEDSQDDEIEMLVDDPRELEQAGEMEVSPDMCVYITEDMLLSRKFNGHSGLIVKEISSSTSSSSETVVKLRGQSTDSLPQTTCRKPKTSTDRHSLSLDDIRLYQKDFLQLANLCQDTAQSYTFGCAHGLEEEGLYCNGCLAQQCINIQETFPVKRTSKYFSLDLTHDEVPEFVV; from the exons ATGAACAAATTGACCTTCCACAACAACAGAGTCATGCAGGACCGCCGCAGCGTTTGCATCTTCCTCCCCAACGACGACTCCCTCAACATCATCATCAAC GTGAAGATTTTGTGCCACGAGTTGCTGGTGCAGGTGTGTGACCTCCTGAGGCTGAAGGACTGTCACCTCTTCGGGCTCAGCGTCATCCAGA ACAATGAGCACGTGTACATGGACCTGGCCCAGAAACTCTACAAGTACTGCCCCAAGGAGTGGAAGAAGGAGGCCAGCAAGGTCAGCGGTGAGGTCTTGCATGGAGAGCTGACGGCAGTAAGGCCACCTCTGTCCCCGTCGCAG GGGATCGACCAGTTTGGCCCCCCGATGATCATACACTTCCGAGTGCAGTACTACGTGGAGAACGGCAGGCTGATCAG cgACCGGACGGCACGCTACTACTACTACTGGCACCTGCGGAAGCAAGTGCTGCACTCGCAGTGCGTGCTGCGCGAGGAGGCTTATTTCCTCCTCACCGCCTTCGCCCTCCAAGCCGACCTGGGCGACTTCAAGCGCAACAAGCACTACGGGAAGTACTTCGAGCCCGAAGCCTATTTCCCCGCCTGG GTGGTTGCCAAGAGGGGCAAGGACTACATCCTGAAGCACGTCCCGAACATGCACAAAGATCAGTTTGCCCTGACGGCCTCCGAAGCCCATCTCAAGTACATCAAGGAGGCCGTCCGGCTGGACGACGTGGCTGTGCACTACTACAGGTTGTACAAG GACAAAAGGGAGGTGGAAGCTTCCCTGACGCTGGGGCTGACAACACGGGGCATCCAGATCTTTCAG AACTTggatgaagaaaagcagctgctctACGACTTCCCCTGGACAAACGTGGGAAAACTGGTGTTCGTG GGCAAGAAGTTCGAGATCCTGCCGGACGGGCTGCCCTCGGCCAGGAAGCTCATCTACTACACGGGCTGCCCGCTGCGCTCCCgccacctcctgcagctgctcagcagcagccaccggCTCTACATGAACCTGCAGCCCGTCCTGCGCCAGGTCCGCAAGCTGGAGGAGAACGAGG AGAAGAAGCAGTACCGCGAGTCCTACATCAGCGACACCCTGGACCTGGACatggagcagctggagaagcGCTCACGGGCCAGCGGCAGCAGCGCCGGCAGCATCCGGCACAAGCGCCTCTCCCGGCACTCCACCGCCAGCCACAGCAGTTCCCACACCTCAGGCATCGAGACCGACCCCAAACCCAGGGAGATGGGGCCCGAGGATGGTTTTTCGGGTGCCGGTGCCCACCGCAAGCTGAAGACCTGCAGCTCCATGACCAGCCACGGCAGCTCCCACACCTCCGGGGTGGAGAGCGGTGGGAAGGACCGGCTGGAGGAGGACTCCCAGGATGATG AAATCGAGATGCTGGTGGATGACCCCcgggagctggagcaggctggCGAGATGGAGGTGAGCCCCGACATGTGCGTCTACATCACGGAGGACATGCTGCTGTCGCGCAAGTTCAACGGGCACTCGG GACTTATCGTGAAAGAGATCAGCTCTTCCACCTCCAGCTCCTCGGAGACGGTGGTGAAGCTGCGGGGACAGAGCACCGACTCCTTACCCCAG ACGACGTGCAGGAAACCGAAGACATCGACGGACCGGCACAGCCTGAGCCTGGATGACATTCGGCTCTACCAGAAGGACTTCTTGCAGCTGGCCAACCTCTGCCAGGATACGGCCCAGAGCTACACCTTCGGCTGCGCCCAcgggctggaggaggaagggctcTACTGCAACGGCTGCTTGGCCCAGCAGTGCATCAACATCCAGGAGACCTTCCCCGTCAAAAGAACCAGCAAATACTTCTCCTTGGATCTCACCCACGACGAAGTCCCCGAGTTCGTCGTCTGA
- the FRMD6 gene encoding FERM domain-containing protein 6 isoform X3 yields the protein MSTCTWTWPRNSTSTAPRSGRRRPARSAGIDQFGPPMIIHFRVQYYVENGRLISDRTARYYYYWHLRKQVLHSQCVLREEAYFLLTAFALQADLGDFKRNKHYGKYFEPEAYFPAWVVAKRGKDYILKHVPNMHKDQFALTASEAHLKYIKEAVRLDDVAVHYYRLYKDKREVEASLTLGLTTRGIQIFQNLDEEKQLLYDFPWTNVGKLVFVGKKFEILPDGLPSARKLIYYTGCPLRSRHLLQLLSSSHRLYMNLQPVLRQVRKLEENEEKKQYRESYISDTLDLDMEQLEKRSRASGSSAGSIRHKRLSRHSTASHSSSHTSGIETDPKPREMGPEDGFSGAGAHRKLKTCSSMTSHGSSHTSGVESGGKDRLEEDSQDDEIEMLVDDPRELEQAGEMEVSPDMCVYITEDMLLSRKFNGHSGLIVKEISSSTSSSSETVVKLRGQSTDSLPQTTCRKPKTSTDRHSLSLDDIRLYQKDFLQLANLCQDTAQSYTFGCAHGLEEEGLYCNGCLAQQCINIQETFPVKRTSKYFSLDLTHDEVPEFVV from the exons ATGAGCACGTGTACATGGACCTGGCCCAGAAACTCTACAAGTACTGCCCCAAGGAGTGGAAGAAGGAGGCCAGCAAGGTCAGCG GGGATCGACCAGTTTGGCCCCCCGATGATCATACACTTCCGAGTGCAGTACTACGTGGAGAACGGCAGGCTGATCAG cgACCGGACGGCACGCTACTACTACTACTGGCACCTGCGGAAGCAAGTGCTGCACTCGCAGTGCGTGCTGCGCGAGGAGGCTTATTTCCTCCTCACCGCCTTCGCCCTCCAAGCCGACCTGGGCGACTTCAAGCGCAACAAGCACTACGGGAAGTACTTCGAGCCCGAAGCCTATTTCCCCGCCTGG GTGGTTGCCAAGAGGGGCAAGGACTACATCCTGAAGCACGTCCCGAACATGCACAAAGATCAGTTTGCCCTGACGGCCTCCGAAGCCCATCTCAAGTACATCAAGGAGGCCGTCCGGCTGGACGACGTGGCTGTGCACTACTACAGGTTGTACAAG GACAAAAGGGAGGTGGAAGCTTCCCTGACGCTGGGGCTGACAACACGGGGCATCCAGATCTTTCAG AACTTggatgaagaaaagcagctgctctACGACTTCCCCTGGACAAACGTGGGAAAACTGGTGTTCGTG GGCAAGAAGTTCGAGATCCTGCCGGACGGGCTGCCCTCGGCCAGGAAGCTCATCTACTACACGGGCTGCCCGCTGCGCTCCCgccacctcctgcagctgctcagcagcagccaccggCTCTACATGAACCTGCAGCCCGTCCTGCGCCAGGTCCGCAAGCTGGAGGAGAACGAGG AGAAGAAGCAGTACCGCGAGTCCTACATCAGCGACACCCTGGACCTGGACatggagcagctggagaagcGCTCACGGGCCAGCGGCAGCAGCGCCGGCAGCATCCGGCACAAGCGCCTCTCCCGGCACTCCACCGCCAGCCACAGCAGTTCCCACACCTCAGGCATCGAGACCGACCCCAAACCCAGGGAGATGGGGCCCGAGGATGGTTTTTCGGGTGCCGGTGCCCACCGCAAGCTGAAGACCTGCAGCTCCATGACCAGCCACGGCAGCTCCCACACCTCCGGGGTGGAGAGCGGTGGGAAGGACCGGCTGGAGGAGGACTCCCAGGATGATG AAATCGAGATGCTGGTGGATGACCCCcgggagctggagcaggctggCGAGATGGAGGTGAGCCCCGACATGTGCGTCTACATCACGGAGGACATGCTGCTGTCGCGCAAGTTCAACGGGCACTCGG GACTTATCGTGAAAGAGATCAGCTCTTCCACCTCCAGCTCCTCGGAGACGGTGGTGAAGCTGCGGGGACAGAGCACCGACTCCTTACCCCAG ACGACGTGCAGGAAACCGAAGACATCGACGGACCGGCACAGCCTGAGCCTGGATGACATTCGGCTCTACCAGAAGGACTTCTTGCAGCTGGCCAACCTCTGCCAGGATACGGCCCAGAGCTACACCTTCGGCTGCGCCCAcgggctggaggaggaagggctcTACTGCAACGGCTGCTTGGCCCAGCAGTGCATCAACATCCAGGAGACCTTCCCCGTCAAAAGAACCAGCAAATACTTCTCCTTGGATCTCACCCACGACGAAGTCCCCGAGTTCGTCGTCTGA